CGATAGCGTCGAGGACCAGATCGGTGGTCATGGATCTGGCGGCCCGCCAGCCTAGGATCCGGCGGCTGTAGGCGTCGATGACGAATGCGACGTAGACGAATCCCATCCAGGTCGACACATACGTAAAGTCGGCCACCCACAACCGATTTGGCGCCGCGGCATAAAGCGGCGGTCCACCAGATCCGGGTATCGCCGATGAGTGTCGTCGGCGATGGTGGTCTTGTGCTTGGATCCGTACCGCGCGCCCTCCCAACCGTTCTCGCGCATGATCCGCTCCACCGTGCACCGGGCGACATCGTGACCCTGGCTGCGTAGCCAGATCCACAACTTGCGTGACCCCAGCGTCTGGACGAACTTGCCCTTTTTCTTGTCTTCCCGCGCCGCGGTGATGATCTCGACCAGCTCGGCGTCATGGATCTGCCGTCGTGTCGGGGTCTTGTTGATCCACTCGTAGTAGGTCGACGGGCTGATCGGCACGCCATGCTCAGACAGCACCGCACACATGGGCTCGACACCCCAGCGCAGCCCGGCCCCGCCGTTGGGGCCGGCCACCTGGTGGTCCTTGTGTTCGGCGATGAACCGGATCACCGTCTCCCGGGCCGGTCGAGCTCGGCCCCGAAGAAAATCGCCGCTGCTTTCAAGATCTCGTTGGCCCGGCGCAGCTCGGCAATCTCCTTGCGCAGCGCCTTGTTCTCCTCGGCCATCGCGGAGGTCACACCCGGCCGCTGGCCGGTATCGACCTCCGAGCGGCGGATCCAGGTCCGCAACGTCTCCGGTGTGCCGATCCCCA
This genomic window from Mycobacterium saskatchewanense contains:
- a CDS encoding transposase, with protein sequence MGRVSKYPDELRERAVRMVAEVRPQYPSQWAAITAVTGMLGIGTPETLRTWIRRSEVDTGQRPGVTSAMAEENKALRKEIAELRRANEILKAAAIFFGAELDRPGRR